A window of the Prosthecobacter debontii genome harbors these coding sequences:
- a CDS encoding LamG-like jellyroll fold domain-containing protein yields the protein MPRFISSLCLLLYLAGSVLTAHAADDLFDRSNLAAWCIVPFDAKKRGPEERAAMLEKMGLRKFVYDYRAEHVPQWDDELTALKKHGIQLFGWWFPTTLNDEARQTLALFQKHGVKPQLWVNGNGGSISVSDEAEQKARLVKEVARLKPICEAAAPAGCQVALYNHGNWYGEPENAIAIIEALKAEGIRNIGMVYNLHHGHDHLDRLEKLLPKMLPHLLCLNLNGMDIQGDQKGRKILPLGVGTEDLRVLKMISSSGYQGVIGILNHTPEDAEGRLLDNLDGLNWLLPQLAGKAAGPKPQYRTWKEVSAKTPQSASHPDVPQQPQSVPSLNADFGQAMKGRLVLENKDAYRTLPISIECRVKLDSSTDFNVLVACDPKSSSDHWELYSYRGSGVFSVYLPGRGGEFKSKVNICDGKWHNLVVSIDTELVQLYVDGKSVLEQAPVPLKGEPQPGELVVGGLVEGGIGCDGIIDDLRISRGPMKPRKGELPRQRMDNTLALWDFDDLSALTVSVPDPAPFNPERKPLREADHAHWQHYVNRDRVFDYYSKQALAFMGKPLPELLPGFPGLDGGQQGHWGNQNDQVTWKDGRFAAADLGSVFSTVFKGAGLTVNKSVCVRYDDKSAVFDPETLSFPLVWTGGFVKLSDARHGFMGGGQMEGQMLTKQEGTKPADARYHGFYRHGQKVIFSYSVHGKKHLVSSPDSKDEDLAPLTQGGPSQWPQWLETKGVRDQDEPFATDTITIPFENPYGTLFFISGHDFFSDGSAAISTMTGEVWLVRGLDDSLRHVRWKRFATGLHQPLGVKILQDKLYVLGRDQITCLHDLNGDDEADFYECVTNAQETSPGGHDFITGLDADGEGSFYTASGNQGILHLKGGQAQVLATGFRNPNGIGLAPDGTVTTSVQEGDWTPTSSICMVTPAMRTLSPPAHFGANGPHQGQPVMQPLVFLPRGEDNSSGGQCFITQGPWAELKGAGNLVHFSPGAGSAFLVLRSTDPQVGGAALRIAGSFDSGAQTGRFHPKDGQLYVTGMQGWGCYTPLDGCFQRVRYTPTGKVPVPIAHEIRKNGILLRFDQPLDVDYVGKISHHFAQCWNYKYSAAYGSPEYSVRYPDTPGHDPLAISQVTLQDEGRSLFVEIPEIVPASILHLHVGVSTERSHDLFIRTGGMILTHEQRSTQKGPGNRWAKGELGREIIVEAALGLQFVQKQLTVKAGEKLTLTFKNPDVVPHNWLLAKPGSLQKLGDKVNLMITDPQGLAKHYVPESDDVLVYTDMTQPKQSFTIHFEAPQEKGDYPYLCTFPGHWMVMNGVLKVE from the coding sequence ATGCCACGCTTCATTTCTTCTTTGTGTCTGCTCCTCTACCTCGCAGGATCTGTTTTGACGGCACACGCCGCAGATGATCTGTTTGATCGCAGCAATCTCGCGGCCTGGTGCATTGTCCCTTTTGATGCAAAAAAGCGCGGCCCTGAGGAGCGCGCGGCCATGTTGGAGAAAATGGGGCTGCGAAAATTTGTCTATGATTACCGCGCCGAGCATGTGCCGCAGTGGGATGATGAACTGACTGCCTTGAAAAAGCATGGCATTCAGCTCTTCGGCTGGTGGTTTCCGACCACACTGAATGATGAAGCGCGTCAAACCTTAGCGCTGTTTCAGAAGCACGGAGTCAAACCGCAGCTATGGGTCAATGGCAACGGCGGCTCGATCTCTGTTTCAGATGAAGCCGAACAAAAAGCTCGTCTAGTCAAAGAAGTGGCGCGGCTCAAACCTATCTGCGAAGCCGCAGCGCCAGCAGGCTGTCAGGTGGCTTTATACAACCATGGCAATTGGTATGGAGAGCCCGAGAACGCTATTGCAATCATTGAAGCACTGAAAGCAGAAGGCATTCGCAACATCGGCATGGTGTATAACCTGCATCATGGACACGATCACTTGGATCGTCTGGAAAAACTGCTGCCGAAGATGCTGCCACACCTCCTGTGCCTGAATCTCAATGGCATGGATATTCAGGGAGATCAGAAGGGCCGTAAGATCCTACCGCTCGGTGTCGGGACCGAAGATCTACGGGTGCTGAAGATGATCTCCTCCAGCGGTTACCAAGGCGTGATTGGCATTCTGAATCATACCCCTGAAGATGCCGAAGGTCGCCTTCTCGATAACCTGGACGGCTTGAATTGGTTACTCCCCCAACTGGCTGGAAAGGCGGCGGGTCCGAAGCCTCAATACCGCACTTGGAAAGAAGTATCGGCAAAGACTCCCCAATCGGCTTCACATCCAGATGTTCCCCAGCAGCCCCAATCCGTGCCCTCGCTCAACGCCGACTTTGGCCAAGCGATGAAAGGTCGATTGGTGCTCGAAAACAAAGACGCTTATCGCACACTTCCCATCAGCATCGAGTGCCGAGTCAAGTTGGATAGTTCCACCGACTTCAACGTTTTGGTCGCCTGTGATCCAAAATCTTCCTCGGATCATTGGGAGCTCTACAGCTATCGTGGCAGTGGCGTCTTCAGCGTCTATCTCCCTGGCCGTGGGGGCGAATTCAAAAGCAAGGTTAACATCTGCGACGGCAAGTGGCATAACCTTGTTGTCAGCATCGATACCGAGTTGGTTCAACTCTATGTGGACGGTAAATCCGTCTTGGAACAGGCTCCTGTACCTCTAAAAGGCGAGCCGCAGCCGGGAGAGCTTGTCGTCGGTGGTTTAGTCGAAGGCGGAATCGGCTGTGATGGCATCATCGATGATCTTCGCATCTCCCGCGGCCCCATGAAACCTCGGAAAGGCGAGCTGCCTCGTCAGCGCATGGATAACACCTTGGCTCTTTGGGATTTCGATGACCTTTCCGCCCTCACGGTGTCGGTGCCTGATCCAGCCCCCTTTAATCCTGAGCGGAAACCTCTGCGTGAGGCTGATCATGCTCATTGGCAGCACTATGTGAATCGGGATCGTGTCTTCGACTACTACAGCAAACAAGCCCTGGCATTCATGGGCAAGCCGCTACCTGAGCTGCTGCCTGGGTTCCCGGGTCTGGACGGTGGGCAGCAAGGCCATTGGGGCAATCAGAATGACCAAGTCACCTGGAAAGACGGTCGCTTCGCGGCCGCAGATCTCGGTTCTGTCTTCAGCACCGTTTTCAAAGGCGCAGGCCTCACGGTCAACAAAAGTGTTTGTGTCCGCTACGATGATAAGTCTGCGGTTTTCGATCCTGAAACCTTATCGTTTCCGCTCGTCTGGACAGGTGGGTTTGTGAAGCTCAGCGATGCTCGTCACGGATTCATGGGCGGCGGTCAAATGGAGGGCCAAATGTTAACCAAGCAAGAAGGCACAAAGCCCGCTGATGCCCGTTATCACGGTTTTTACCGGCATGGCCAAAAAGTTATTTTCTCTTATTCCGTGCATGGCAAAAAGCACCTCGTGTCATCACCGGACTCGAAGGATGAAGATCTCGCTCCGCTGACTCAGGGAGGTCCCTCTCAATGGCCCCAATGGTTAGAAACAAAGGGCGTGAGAGACCAGGACGAACCCTTCGCGACAGATACCATCACCATCCCATTTGAGAATCCCTACGGCACACTCTTCTTCATCAGCGGTCACGACTTTTTTAGCGATGGCAGTGCGGCCATCAGCACCATGACCGGTGAAGTATGGCTCGTCCGTGGATTGGATGATTCATTGCGGCACGTGCGCTGGAAGCGTTTCGCGACGGGTCTGCATCAGCCGTTAGGCGTGAAGATCCTTCAAGATAAGCTGTATGTGCTCGGACGAGATCAGATCACCTGCCTGCATGATCTGAACGGTGATGATGAAGCCGACTTCTATGAATGTGTGACCAATGCTCAAGAGACCTCTCCTGGCGGCCATGACTTCATCACTGGCCTCGATGCCGATGGTGAAGGGAGCTTTTATACAGCCTCTGGCAATCAGGGCATCCTGCATCTAAAAGGGGGACAGGCACAAGTTCTGGCGACAGGTTTCCGCAATCCTAACGGAATTGGCTTGGCCCCCGATGGCACTGTCACCACCAGCGTGCAGGAGGGAGACTGGACCCCAACCTCCTCCATCTGCATGGTCACACCAGCCATGCGCACGCTTAGTCCGCCAGCTCATTTTGGCGCCAATGGCCCCCATCAGGGACAACCGGTGATGCAACCGCTGGTCTTCCTACCACGAGGTGAAGATAACTCTTCCGGCGGTCAGTGCTTCATCACTCAAGGGCCTTGGGCCGAGCTGAAAGGCGCTGGCAATCTTGTGCATTTCTCTCCTGGGGCAGGCTCCGCCTTCCTTGTGCTAAGATCCACGGATCCCCAAGTTGGAGGCGCGGCTTTACGTATTGCCGGCAGCTTTGATTCGGGTGCACAAACCGGACGGTTTCATCCGAAGGACGGGCAACTTTACGTAACCGGTATGCAGGGCTGGGGCTGCTACACACCGCTCGATGGATGTTTCCAAAGAGTTCGTTATACCCCCACAGGCAAAGTGCCGGTCCCCATCGCTCATGAGATTCGGAAAAACGGCATTCTCTTGCGATTCGATCAGCCTCTGGATGTGGATTATGTGGGCAAGATCTCCCACCACTTCGCTCAATGCTGGAACTACAAATACAGTGCCGCCTACGGCTCGCCCGAATACTCCGTGCGTTATCCAGATACTCCTGGTCACGACCCCTTGGCCATCAGTCAGGTGACGCTGCAGGATGAAGGCCGAAGCCTGTTTGTGGAGATTCCAGAGATTGTCCCAGCGAGCATCCTGCACCTGCATGTGGGTGTGTCCACAGAGCGTAGCCACGATCTTTTCATCCGCACGGGAGGCATGATTTTGACTCATGAACAACGCTCGACCCAAAAGGGACCAGGTAACCGCTGGGCGAAAGGTGAACTCGGCCGCGAAATCATCGTGGAAGCCGCTTTGGGTCTGCAATTCGTTCAGAAGCAACTCACCGTCAAAGCCGGAGAGAAGCTCACACTGACCTTCAAGAATCCAGATGTGGTGCCGCACAACTGGTTGCTCGCCAAACCTGGCTCACTGCAAAAACTTGGGGATAAGGTGAACCTCATGATCACCGATCCTCAAGGCCTGGCCAAACATTACGTTCCGGAGTCGGATGATGTCCTGGTTTACACCGACATGACCCAGCCGAAGCAAAGCTTCACCATCCATTTCGAAGCCCCCCAAGAAAAAGGTGACTACCCTTATCTGTGCACCTTCCCAGGCCATTGGATGGTGATGAATGGCGTGCTGAAAGTGGAATGA
- the recA gene encoding recombinase RecA: MAKSPAKESSSESNTNKIAEARARNLDLAIQQIQKDYGEGAILRMGAESKTDIAVIPTGNLLIDQALGVGGFARGRIVEVYGPESSGKTTLTLTAIAQAQKTGGLAAFIDVEHALDPNYARRLGVKMDELLVSQPSSGEEALRICETLVRSNALDVIVIDSVAALVTRQELEGDIGDSTVGAQARLMSAALRKLTAIISKARTCCIFTNQIREKIGVMFGNPETTPGGKALKFYASVRVDIRRIGAIKSSDGTVTGNRTKVKVVKNKLAPPYTEAEFDIMYNEGISNVGSMLDLAMEHDILQKRGSWISYKGTQLAQGRDAAKEALKADAKLYEEIEAAVKTKLDEKNGVTSGVSSSSSDDPAAE; encoded by the coding sequence ATGGCTAAATCTCCCGCAAAAGAATCCTCGTCCGAGTCCAATACCAATAAGATTGCGGAAGCGCGCGCTCGCAATCTGGACCTCGCCATTCAGCAGATCCAAAAAGACTATGGGGAAGGAGCGATCCTGCGCATGGGGGCAGAATCCAAGACGGACATCGCCGTCATTCCCACAGGGAATCTCCTCATTGACCAAGCTCTGGGCGTAGGCGGTTTTGCCCGCGGCCGTATCGTTGAGGTTTACGGTCCTGAATCCTCCGGTAAAACGACTCTCACGCTTACCGCCATTGCTCAGGCACAAAAAACCGGCGGCCTTGCGGCTTTCATCGACGTCGAGCACGCGCTTGATCCCAATTACGCACGCCGTCTCGGAGTCAAAATGGACGAGCTTCTGGTTTCCCAACCGAGCTCCGGTGAAGAAGCCCTCCGCATCTGCGAAACGTTGGTGCGCTCCAATGCACTCGACGTTATCGTCATCGACTCCGTCGCCGCTCTGGTAACCCGCCAGGAACTGGAAGGTGACATCGGTGACTCCACCGTGGGTGCTCAAGCACGACTGATGAGCGCTGCGTTGCGTAAACTGACCGCCATCATTTCCAAGGCTCGCACCTGCTGCATTTTCACCAACCAGATCCGTGAGAAAATCGGCGTGATGTTTGGTAATCCGGAAACCACCCCAGGTGGTAAGGCCCTGAAGTTCTACGCCAGTGTCCGTGTGGATATTCGCCGAATCGGGGCGATCAAGAGCAGCGACGGCACCGTCACTGGCAACCGCACCAAGGTAAAAGTGGTGAAGAACAAGCTGGCTCCTCCTTACACCGAAGCCGAGTTCGACATCATGTACAATGAGGGCATCTCCAATGTCGGTTCGATGCTCGATCTGGCCATGGAGCACGACATCCTCCAGAAACGTGGGTCCTGGATCAGCTACAAAGGCACCCAATTGGCTCAAGGCCGCGATGCTGCCAAGGAAGCCCTCAAGGCCGATGCCAAACTATACGAAGAGATTGAAGCCGCAGTGAAAACCAAACTGGATGAGAAAAACGGCGTCACTAGTGGTGTCTCCAGCAGCAGTTCGGATGATCCGGCAGCGGAATAA
- a CDS encoding VanZ family protein: MTSGFKGFIARLASYTGIWWFGLIAWALILFLLSARSTLPPGPEIPYQDKVMHFLYFSGGGFCFSAARLGVLTPLPRRWRWWMLGTAFGIVIGALDEYHQTYTPGRSGNDVGDWLADLTGAGAGALLAWVLFSWLRRGEAAAQPTV; this comes from the coding sequence ATGACCTCAGGATTCAAGGGTTTCATCGCCAGATTGGCGTCTTACACGGGGATCTGGTGGTTCGGGTTAATTGCATGGGCTCTGATACTGTTCTTGCTTTCAGCCCGTAGCACTTTACCCCCGGGGCCTGAGATCCCGTATCAGGACAAAGTCATGCACTTCCTTTATTTCAGTGGAGGAGGCTTTTGTTTTTCAGCCGCCCGCCTAGGGGTGCTCACTCCGCTTCCACGCCGTTGGCGTTGGTGGATGCTCGGCACAGCATTTGGCATCGTGATCGGGGCTCTGGACGAATACCATCAGACTTATACCCCAGGTCGTAGTGGCAATGATGTGGGGGATTGGCTGGCCGACCTGACCGGTGCAGGTGCCGGAGCTCTTTTGGCTTGGGTGCTCTTTTCCTGGCTCAGACGCGGAGAGGCCGCCGCTCAACCAACTGTGTGA
- a CDS encoding CopG family antitoxin → MEPRNKSETTQIPRFSDELPAIHTWNEVPSFENEEAEGLFWERHQVDPRLMQMSIHRSDVRESTTITLRFDPRMLSRIKRIARRRYLNYQSMIKQWLSERMEQEMRE, encoded by the coding sequence ATGGAACCACGAAACAAGTCTGAGACCACCCAGATCCCCCGGTTCAGTGATGAGCTTCCCGCCATTCACACCTGGAATGAGGTGCCGTCTTTTGAAAATGAAGAAGCAGAAGGCCTCTTTTGGGAACGCCATCAGGTGGATCCTCGTCTGATGCAGATGTCCATTCACCGCAGCGATGTGCGGGAATCCACGACCATCACGCTGCGGTTTGATCCCCGCATGCTCAGCCGTATCAAGCGTATCGCCCGCAGGCGCTATCTGAACTACCAGAGCATGATCAAGCAGTGGCTTAGCGAGCGGATGGAGCAGGAAATGCGCGAATGA
- a CDS encoding BrnT family toxin, with protein MDFDWLGVAFDLTKLPPKDIEESFEDPFSLKLLPEDNGDGTNARYYNLGKALSGRAVFSVFWTDGKRYRVIYARDMTHTEADFFERKKAEDM; from the coding sequence ATGGACTTTGACTGGCTTGGCGTTGCCTTCGACCTGACGAAACTGCCTCCCAAGGATATTGAGGAGTCCTTCGAAGATCCCTTTTCTCTCAAGCTCCTGCCGGAAGACAACGGCGACGGCACCAATGCCCGCTATTATAATCTGGGCAAGGCCCTCAGTGGCCGGGCGGTCTTCAGTGTTTTTTGGACCGACGGGAAACGTTACCGAGTGATCTACGCCCGGGACATGACCCACACGGAAGCCGATTTCTTTGAGCGTAAAAAAGCGGAGGATATGTAA
- a CDS encoding VOC family protein: MVTKLLHTRYRVNDLEKTITFYTDVLGLEEIKRHKSPRGSELVFLKTPNSDELIEICSYPASGPVSFCSDLTHLAFEVEDLEAFAKHAAEKGYPLSDGPTESSSGTFAFIDAPEGYEIELIQYRK; this comes from the coding sequence ATGGTCACCAAACTTCTCCACACCCGTTATCGCGTAAACGACTTGGAAAAGACGATCACGTTTTACACAGACGTGCTTGGCCTGGAGGAGATCAAGCGGCACAAGTCGCCGCGAGGCTCTGAATTGGTCTTTCTGAAAACCCCCAATAGCGACGAGTTGATCGAAATCTGCTCCTATCCGGCCAGCGGCCCGGTATCTTTTTGCAGTGATCTCACGCATTTAGCTTTTGAGGTCGAAGACCTGGAAGCCTTTGCCAAACACGCTGCTGAGAAAGGCTATCCGCTCTCGGATGGTCCTACGGAAAGTTCCAGCGGCACTTTTGCTTTCATTGATGCGCCCGAGGGTTACGAGATCGAACTGATCCAGTATCGTAAATAA
- a CDS encoding cysteine peptidase family C39 domain-containing protein, giving the protein MITFIYPILLRTFFIVILALIAGKLGSWLGAKKDRRLGIGACLASLGALLIVGVGLNVRRLYFEFPWSVVLMGQRKWIVLAIILPFLIRLLTGFVESAKLRQLLTVLFWICLFRTAVMPFAAPLVSLHELHQIGTVVDDDGVCLQRTPYNCGPAASVTALRVLGLQAEEGPLAISLGSSALTGTPDDVLAAGLLRSYRGQGLVVEHRYLESLPNMSDWPVWIAVIRHQPFVDHFVTVLKVGADHITLGDPAYGLRTVTRAEFEKTWRHAAILLRRTPTP; this is encoded by the coding sequence ATGATTACCTTCATCTACCCGATTCTGTTACGCACATTTTTCATCGTGATTCTGGCTCTGATCGCAGGAAAACTCGGTTCGTGGTTAGGGGCCAAAAAGGATCGTCGCCTCGGCATCGGAGCCTGCCTCGCTTCCTTGGGGGCGCTTTTGATCGTGGGGGTGGGGTTGAATGTGCGGAGGCTCTATTTTGAGTTTCCTTGGTCCGTCGTTTTGATGGGGCAACGCAAGTGGATCGTGCTGGCCATCATCCTGCCCTTTTTGATTCGCCTCCTCACAGGTTTTGTGGAATCTGCCAAGCTGCGTCAGTTACTCACCGTTTTATTCTGGATTTGTCTATTTCGCACAGCGGTCATGCCCTTTGCGGCCCCCCTGGTCAGTCTCCATGAGTTGCATCAAATCGGCACGGTGGTGGATGATGACGGCGTCTGCCTCCAGCGCACCCCCTACAATTGCGGTCCCGCTGCATCGGTGACGGCACTGCGAGTGCTTGGGCTCCAGGCCGAAGAGGGGCCGCTGGCGATTTCGTTAGGATCATCCGCCCTGACGGGGACGCCCGATGATGTCCTGGCAGCCGGGCTGCTCCGTTCTTATCGGGGCCAAGGGTTGGTCGTGGAGCATCGCTATCTGGAGTCGCTCCCCAACATGAGTGATTGGCCGGTCTGGATCGCGGTGATTCGGCATCAACCTTTTGTGGATCACTTCGTGACTGTCCTGAAGGTGGGAGCCGATCACATCACGCTCGGAGATCCAGCTTATGGGTTGCGCACGGTGACCCGGGCGGAGTTTGAAAAGACCTGGCGTCATGCAGCGATTTTGCTACGCCGGACACCGACTCCCTAG
- the xylB gene encoding xylulokinase, whose amino-acid sequence MYFLGIDSGTQSTKAIVLDLETGKILASGHSSYELIEGLPPGHLEQNPQDWLDAVDHCVKQCLEKLGTDKAKVAGIGVSGQQHGLVALGADDRPVRPAKLWCDTSTQPQCAEMAHEFGGQPGIIALAGNAMLPGYTIPKLLWMKQNEPENFAKTISILLPHDYINFWLSGVKRMEYGDASGMGILNVNTREWCYELCDYIDPRVRSMLPELGSSRRVHGRLRAELAQAWGLGDNVIISAGGGDNMMGAIGTGNIKPGVVTASFGTSGTLYGVAAEPVVDGQGEVAAFCDSTDQWLPLVCTMNVTVVTEQVREMYGWDLKQLEEAVASAPAGAEGLTFLPYLNGERTPNLPNGSGVIHGLRPTNMTPANIARAAVEGATLGLAYGLKRFRDLGMNPTEIRLTGGGSKSSTWRQIAADCFNAEVVTLNTSEGAALGAAIQAAYAQANEHGDTVTYDELCAQLVTLDESTRCKPNAGNAALYAQQLERQMELTGRLNQTGWL is encoded by the coding sequence ATGTATTTTCTCGGTATCGACAGCGGCACGCAGAGCACCAAGGCCATCGTCTTGGATCTGGAGACGGGCAAGATCCTAGCCTCCGGTCACAGTAGCTATGAACTGATTGAGGGGCTGCCGCCGGGGCATCTGGAACAAAATCCGCAGGACTGGCTGGATGCCGTGGATCACTGTGTAAAGCAGTGCCTGGAAAAACTTGGCACGGATAAAGCCAAGGTCGCAGGCATCGGCGTCAGCGGCCAGCAGCATGGTTTGGTGGCTCTCGGTGCGGATGATCGACCTGTGCGTCCCGCCAAACTGTGGTGCGATACCTCCACCCAGCCTCAATGTGCAGAGATGGCGCATGAGTTTGGCGGGCAACCGGGCATCATCGCCTTGGCTGGCAATGCCATGCTGCCAGGTTACACCATCCCCAAGCTGCTCTGGATGAAACAGAACGAGCCGGAGAACTTTGCCAAAACCATCTCCATTCTACTGCCGCACGACTACATTAACTTTTGGCTCAGTGGGGTGAAGCGCATGGAGTATGGCGATGCCTCAGGAATGGGTATCCTGAACGTGAACACGCGTGAGTGGTGCTATGAGTTGTGCGATTACATTGACCCACGTGTGCGCAGCATGCTTCCTGAGTTAGGCTCAAGCCGCCGTGTTCACGGTCGTCTTCGTGCCGAACTGGCTCAGGCCTGGGGCCTGGGAGACAACGTCATCATCAGTGCCGGTGGTGGTGATAACATGATGGGAGCGATCGGCACCGGCAACATCAAACCGGGCGTGGTGACGGCCAGCTTCGGCACCAGCGGCACGCTCTATGGTGTCGCCGCTGAACCTGTGGTGGATGGCCAGGGTGAAGTGGCCGCTTTCTGCGACAGCACGGATCAATGGCTCCCGCTTGTGTGCACGATGAATGTTACCGTCGTGACGGAGCAAGTGCGTGAGATGTATGGCTGGGATCTAAAGCAACTCGAAGAAGCGGTAGCTTCGGCGCCTGCTGGGGCAGAGGGGCTGACTTTCCTGCCTTACCTGAATGGCGAACGCACTCCGAACCTTCCTAATGGCAGTGGGGTGATTCATGGCCTGCGCCCGACCAACATGACCCCCGCCAACATCGCCCGCGCTGCGGTGGAAGGCGCGACTCTCGGACTCGCCTATGGTCTGAAACGCTTCCGGGATCTGGGCATGAATCCCACGGAAATTCGTCTGACGGGTGGCGGCAGTAAAAGCTCGACCTGGCGGCAAATTGCGGCGGACTGTTTCAATGCGGAAGTGGTGACGCTCAATACCAGTGAAGGGGCCGCGCTCGGTGCGGCCATTCAGGCTGCTTATGCGCAGGCCAATGAGCACGGGGACACCGTGACCTACGATGAACTCTGTGCCCAATTGGTGACACTGGACGAGTCCACCCGCTGCAAACCCAATGCGGGAAATGCAGCGCTGTATGCCCAACAACTGGAGAGGCAGATGGAATTGACCGGGCGTCTCAATCAGACGGGCTGGTTGTGA
- a CDS encoding BPSS1187 family protein has translation MAVLFSRTRFGIQSWIACVTLGYALSSCLAQESDSEEEGQTRSAMEGIAILPSRTDPEIKTFDFPHHLHVDRDIVIRKAPEKAAERHELLLWLTGTGGRSRGAEEFCKLAASQGYHVIKLMYPDDIPATVCKRDEDPKSFEEFRLSIIQGGKGPHISIPRAESIENRLIKLLKLLSQIRARENWGQFLDESGDLVWEKLVPAGQSQGGGHAFLIGMKHPVARVIGTGAPKDWSLKSARSAAWLVGESATPKERFFTFNHQQDYQGCTPEQQWATLDAFGLTKFAPLVSVDEKRAPFDHSRCLTTDYPGGKLESGPAHTSVIANKNADLFRPVWLYMLTAPLSVAEGAHYQPAKAEY, from the coding sequence ATGGCCGTTTTGTTCTCTCGCACTCGATTCGGAATCCAGTCTTGGATCGCTTGTGTGACTCTTGGTTATGCCTTGTCCTCCTGCCTAGCGCAAGAGTCTGACTCGGAGGAGGAAGGACAGACTCGATCAGCGATGGAGGGCATCGCGATTCTACCGAGTCGCACCGATCCCGAAATCAAGACATTCGATTTTCCGCATCACCTTCATGTGGATCGGGACATTGTGATTCGGAAGGCCCCGGAGAAAGCCGCCGAGCGGCATGAGCTCTTGCTCTGGTTGACAGGGACAGGCGGGCGCAGTCGAGGCGCTGAAGAGTTTTGCAAACTGGCTGCGAGCCAAGGTTATCACGTGATCAAGCTGATGTATCCCGATGATATCCCGGCGACAGTTTGTAAGCGCGATGAAGATCCCAAGAGCTTTGAAGAGTTTCGCCTGAGCATCATCCAAGGCGGCAAAGGGCCGCACATCTCCATCCCTCGCGCCGAGAGCATCGAGAATCGTCTGATCAAACTCCTGAAGCTTTTAAGTCAAATCCGTGCTCGCGAAAATTGGGGGCAGTTCCTCGATGAGTCAGGAGACTTGGTTTGGGAAAAACTGGTGCCTGCCGGGCAATCTCAAGGCGGAGGACATGCCTTTCTCATCGGCATGAAACATCCGGTCGCAAGAGTTATTGGCACTGGGGCACCCAAGGACTGGAGTCTGAAGTCCGCCCGGTCGGCCGCTTGGTTAGTGGGAGAGTCGGCCACTCCCAAAGAGCGCTTTTTCACCTTCAATCACCAGCAGGATTACCAGGGCTGCACTCCTGAGCAGCAATGGGCGACCTTAGACGCTTTTGGATTAACCAAATTTGCTCCGTTGGTATCAGTGGATGAAAAGAGAGCCCCTTTCGATCACAGCCGTTGCCTCACCACCGATTATCCAGGAGGAAAGCTAGAGTCTGGTCCTGCCCACACTTCTGTCATTGCCAATAAGAATGCGGATCTGTTTAGGCCGGTGTGGTTGTACATGCTGACGGCCCCTCTTTCAGTGGCAGAGGGAGCTCACTATCAACCAGCCAAGGCAGAATATTAA